Part of the Zea mays cultivar B73 chromosome 4, Zm-B73-REFERENCE-NAM-5.0, whole genome shotgun sequence genome is shown below.
CGCCTGCTGGAGCGGTCGGGGCTGGGGGAGGAGACGTGCCTGCCGTACGCGCAGCACTACATCCCGCCGTCGCGCGACCTGGAGTCCTCCCGCGCCGAGGCCGAGCTCGTCATCTTCTCGGCCATCGACGACCTGCTCGCCAAGACGGGCGTGTCCCCGCAGGACATCGACATCCTGGTGGTGAACTGCAGCCTGTTCGCGCCGACGCCGTCGTTCGCGGACATGGTCATGCGCCGGTACGGGCTCCGCGGGGACGTGCGCAGCGTGCACCTCGCCGGGATGGGCTGCAGCGCGGGGCTCATCTCCGTGGAGCTGGCCCGGAACCTGCTGCAGGTGGCGCCGCGGGGCGCGCGCGCGCTGGTGGTGTCCACGGAGACCATCACGCCCAACTACTACATGGGCAAGGAGCGCGCGATGCTGCTCCCCAACTGCCTGTTCCGCATGGGCGGCGCCGCGGCGCTGCTGTCCACCGACGGCGCCGGCGCGCGGTTCCGGCtggcgcgcgtggtgcgcacgctgCGCGGCGCCTCGGACGCCGCGTACCGCTGCGTGTACCAGGAGGAGGACGAGCGCGGCAACGTGGGCATCAACCTGTCCAAGGACCTGATGAGCATCGCGGGCGACGCGCTGAAGGCGAACATCACGGCGATGGGGCCCCTGGTGCTGCCGGCGTCGGAGCAGCTGCTGTTCGCGCTGTCCTTCATCGCGCGCAAGGTGCTGAACGACCGGGTGAAGCCCTACATCCCGGACTTCCGCACGGCGTTCGAGCACTTCTGCATCCACGCGGGCGGGCGCGCCGTGATCGACGAGCTCCAGCGAAGCCTGACGCTGTCGGACGAGCAGGTGGAGGCGTCGCGGATGACGCTGCACCGGTTCGGCAACACCTCCAGCAGCTCCCTCTGGTACGAGCTCGCCTACATCGAGGCCAAGGGCCGCATGCGCAGGGGCGACCGCGTCTGGATGATCGGATTCGGCTCCGGCTTCAAGTGCAACAGCGCCGCCTGGGAGTGCATCCGCCCCGCCGCCAACGCCGACGACGGGCCGTGGGCCAACTGCAT
Proteins encoded:
- the LOC100191738 gene encoding 3-ketoacyl-CoA synthase: MGSSAQLRRLKPLYQLVVNNILTIVAVPLAAAVLLKAAELGPEEILARARALRPAHMLLAGFLPAVATVLYLTLRPRAVYLVDYACFRTNPNCRVPFATFLEHSRVWPGFDERSVRFMTRLLERSGLGEETCLPYAQHYIPPSRDLESSRAEAELVIFSAIDDLLAKTGVSPQDIDILVVNCSLFAPTPSFADMVMRRYGLRGDVRSVHLAGMGCSAGLISVELARNLLQVAPRGARALVVSTETITPNYYMGKERAMLLPNCLFRMGGAAALLSTDGAGARFRLARVVRTLRGASDAAYRCVYQEEDERGNVGINLSKDLMSIAGDALKANITAMGPLVLPASEQLLFALSFIARKVLNDRVKPYIPDFRTAFEHFCIHAGGRAVIDELQRSLTLSDEQVEASRMTLHRFGNTSSSSLWYELAYIEAKGRMRRGDRVWMIGFGSGFKCNSAAWECIRPAANADDGPWANCIHRYPVHIPDVLKH